The Triticum dicoccoides isolate Atlit2015 ecotype Zavitan chromosome 6A, WEW_v2.0, whole genome shotgun sequence genome has a window encoding:
- the LOC119319138 gene encoding GDSL esterase/lipase EXL3-like, giving the protein MAMGRSFIFVLVVLLAVATTGVSGRTTYTGSSSTASASGARVTTPPATGKKQGHHDHVVKPKPQTKEPNTKQVPALVVFGDSIVDPGNNNAIHTIIKANFPPYGHDFGADHRPTGRFCNGRIPTDFIASKLGLKQLLPAYLQQSPNLTAHDLLTGVSFASGGTGYDPLTAQLASVISMTDQLRMFDEYKAKVRALAGDAALSEILSKGVFAVCAGSDDVANTYFTMRARSSYSHADYASLIVSHAGAFLDGLLSAGAKRVAIISMPPIGCVPSQRTLSGGMARDCSSGHNEIAEMINAGMGTTVESLKAKHPGARVVLMDIYGYLLDMMMRPEGYGFKQSTLGCCGTGMMEVSVLCNGVTSAVCGDVTDYLFWDSYHPTEKAYRILVDFVYDNYLKELID; this is encoded by the coding sequence ATGGCAATGGGCAGGAGCTTCATCTTCGTCCTTGTTGTGCTGTTGGCCGTGGCGACGACTGGCGTTTCCGGCCGAACCACGTACACGGGCAGCAGCAGCACTGCAAGTGCTAGTGGTGCACGAGTGACGACGCCGCCGGCGACGGGGAAGAAGCAAGGCCACCATGACCATGTGGTCAAGCCGAAGCCGCAGACGAAGGAGCCGAACACCAAGCAGGTGCCTGCGCTGGTGGTGTTCGGCGACTCCATCGTGGACCCGGGGAACAACAACGCCATCCACACCATCATCAAGGCCAACTTCCCGCCCTACGGCCACGACTTCGGCGCCGACCACCGCCCCACCGGCCGCTTCTGCAACGGCAGGATCCCCACCGACTTCATCGCCTCCAAGCTGGGGCTCAAGCAGCTGCTCCCGGCATACCTGCAGCAGTCCCCGAACCTCACCGCCCACGACCTGCTCACCGGCGTCAGCTTCGCGTCGGGCGGGACCGGCTACGACCCGCTCACGGCGCAGCTCGCCTCCGTCATCTCCATGACGGACCAGCTCCGCATGTTCGACGAGTACAAGGCCAAGGTCCGGGCCCTCGCCGGCGACGCCGCTCTCTCGGAGATCCTCTCCAAGGGAGTCTTTGCGGTGTGCGCCGGCAGCGACGACGTGGCCAACACCTACTTCACCATGCGAGCGCGGAGCTCCTACTCGCACGCCGACTACGCGTCCCTCATCGTGTCCCACGCCGGCGCCTTCCTCGACGGCCTGCTCTCCGCGGGGGCCAAGCGAgtggccatcatctccatgccgcCCATCGGGTGCGTGCCGTCCCAGCGCACGCTCTCGGGCGGCATGGCGCGGGACTGCTCGTCGGGCCACAACGAGATCGCCGAGATGATCAACGCCGGCATGGGCACCACCGTGGAGTCGCTCAAGGCCAAGCACCCGGGGGCGAGGGTGGTGCTCATGGACATATACGGGTACTTGTTGGACATGATGATGCGCCCGGAGGGGTACGGGTTCAAGCAGTCCACGCTGGGCTGCTGCGGCACGGGCATGATGGAGGTCTCCGTGCTGTGCAACGGCGTCACGTCGGCGGTGTGCGGCGACGTCACCGACTATTTGTTCTGGGACAGCTACCACCCCACGGAGAAGGCGTATCGTATCCTCGTCGACTTCGTCTACGACAACTACCTCAAGGAGCTCATCGACTGA